In a single window of the Aminomonas paucivorans DSM 12260 genome:
- a CDS encoding restriction endonuclease subunit S: MRDLSLKAGWKMVKFGEVVKNANLAERDPEAHGIERIVGLEHLDPENLHIRRWDPVSEGTSFTRRFVPGQTLFGKRRAYQRKVAYAEFEGICSGDILTFEPKDRKVLLPELLPWICQSNAFFDHALGTSAGSLSPRTSWTALKNFEFPLPPLEEQKRIAEILWAADEAVSAYQEALTLIHITAQTRLEHTLNTLNCSELSLLDVLSGSPESGCSAPPSSNETGHWVLSLAALSANGYVRGNLKPVAKTNKMVACTLSKGDLLISRSNTIDLVGFAGIFNEDRPDVSFPDTIIRLPVNTQKALPDYLELVLLSNRGRRHMMKTASGTSSSMKKINRKILFEFKFPVPGLDTQERIVTEFNEQKRLRDAIANHVSKTRRMLSLFSNEAIGAAHV; encoded by the coding sequence ATGAGGGATCTATCCCTGAAAGCCGGCTGGAAGATGGTGAAGTTCGGCGAAGTGGTGAAGAACGCCAACCTCGCGGAGCGTGATCCCGAGGCTCATGGCATTGAACGAATCGTCGGGCTGGAACACTTGGACCCGGAGAATCTGCATATCCGGCGATGGGACCCTGTCTCGGAGGGGACCTCGTTCACCCGAAGGTTCGTCCCGGGGCAGACGCTCTTCGGCAAGCGCCGGGCCTATCAACGCAAGGTCGCCTACGCCGAGTTTGAGGGCATTTGCTCCGGGGACATCCTGACGTTTGAGCCGAAAGACCGCAAGGTGCTGCTGCCGGAACTGCTGCCATGGATCTGCCAGAGCAATGCCTTCTTCGATCATGCGCTTGGCACTTCGGCCGGTTCGCTGTCTCCGAGGACCAGTTGGACGGCATTGAAGAATTTTGAATTCCCCCTGCCGCCGCTTGAGGAACAGAAGCGCATTGCCGAGATCCTGTGGGCGGCGGATGAGGCGGTATCAGCCTACCAGGAAGCCCTTACCCTTATTCATATCACTGCCCAAACTCGTCTTGAACACACTCTCAACACTCTGAATTGTTCTGAATTGTCGCTACTAGATGTTCTTTCCGGCAGCCCGGAAAGCGGTTGCTCAGCCCCGCCATCATCCAATGAAACCGGCCATTGGGTATTGTCCTTAGCCGCTCTTTCCGCCAACGGGTATGTCCGAGGAAATCTAAAGCCGGTCGCGAAAACCAACAAAATGGTTGCATGTACTCTGTCCAAAGGTGACTTGCTCATTTCACGGTCCAATACGATCGATTTGGTTGGATTCGCGGGGATTTTTAACGAAGATCGCCCGGATGTTTCTTTCCCTGATACTATAATACGATTGCCAGTAAATACGCAGAAAGCACTTCCTGATTATCTTGAGCTGGTGCTTCTTTCCAATCGGGGTAGACGCCACATGATGAAGACGGCATCGGGCACCAGTAGCAGCATGAAAAAGATCAATAGAAAGATCCTTTTTGAATTCAAATTCCCTGTCCCAGGCCTTGATACCCAGGAACGGATTGTGACGGAATTCAATGAACAGAAGAGGCTTCGAGATGCGATAGCAAATCACGTTTCTAAGACCCGAAGGATGCTCTCGTTGTTCAGTAATGAAGCGATAGGAGCTGCCCATGTTTAA
- a CDS encoding type I restriction endonuclease subunit R: MFNEENTVERLVLDTLCASGVSFRVASPHSSGERLGWRFMAAEELPRQHSDVLVESMVRDALIRLNPEIKVQPDRADEVLYRLRTIPLSVQNEGLVRSNELFAEWLRGEKSMPFGERGEHTPVRLIDFENLRNNEYVVTSQWVYPVREGGRRFDIVLLVNGIPLVIGEAKTPVRPAVTWMDGASDIHDGYEQTVPQMFVPGVFSFATEGKRYRYGSVRMPLELWGPWHEGDNKAEGTLADVQRSLRSMLHPRVVLDILQHFTLFATGKKHRRIKIICRYQQYEGANLMVARVVRGYPKKGLIWHFQGSGKSLLMVFAAQKLRMHAGLGNPTVVVVVDRIDLDTQITATFNAADIPNMIGAATRQELQSLLAADMRKILITTIHKFGEAEGRLNERQNIIVMVDEAHRTQEGDLGRKMRDALPNAFLFGLTGTPINKRDHNTFWAFGAKEDEQGYMSRYSFQDSIRDKATLPLHFEAVDVKLHINKDAIDEAYSRMTESLSELDRDDLAKRAAKMAMLIKAPERVNAICRHIVGHFREKVEPNGFKAQVVTFDRECCVLYKKAMDELVGPEASAIVMHTQGGKSDEYEEWKLAKDEEEKLLDRFRDPNDPLQFLIVTSKLLTGFDAPILQVMYLDKPMKDHNLLQAICRTNRVYPGKTHGLIVDYLGIFDDVAAALDFDEKSVQKVITNLDELKKELPGVVAKCLAFFPEVDRTVGGYEGLIAAQDCLPDNETRDAFAAAYSVLTRLWEALSPDPCLGPYEKDYKWLTQVYESVKPPSGNGKLLWHALGAKTIELAHENVHLEMVRDDLETLVMDAEVLEGLLDSEDPERKSREIEVNLVARLCRHQSNPIFVALGERLEKLKERHEQGLLHSLDFLKELLTLAREVVQAEKQVDPVDEQAKAKAALTELFAEVKSGKTPVVVERVVKDIDEIVRLVRFPGWQNTKAGEREVQKALRKVIYVKYQVKDQDLFDRAYGYIRQYY, encoded by the coding sequence ATGTTTAACGAAGAAAACACCGTTGAACGTTTGGTCCTCGACACGCTCTGCGCAAGCGGGGTTTCCTTCCGGGTGGCCTCGCCTCACTCCTCCGGCGAACGCCTCGGCTGGCGCTTCATGGCCGCCGAAGAGCTGCCTCGCCAGCACTCCGACGTGCTGGTGGAGTCGATGGTGCGGGACGCCCTCATCCGCCTGAATCCGGAAATCAAGGTCCAGCCCGACCGAGCCGACGAGGTGCTCTATCGTCTGCGGACCATCCCGCTGTCGGTGCAGAACGAAGGCCTCGTGCGGTCCAACGAGCTGTTCGCCGAATGGCTGCGGGGGGAGAAGTCCATGCCCTTCGGGGAGCGGGGCGAACACACGCCGGTGCGCCTCATCGACTTCGAGAACTTGCGCAACAACGAGTACGTGGTCACCAGCCAGTGGGTTTACCCGGTCAGGGAGGGCGGCCGCCGTTTCGACATCGTCCTGCTGGTCAACGGCATCCCGCTGGTGATCGGCGAGGCCAAGACGCCGGTGCGACCGGCGGTGACCTGGATGGACGGGGCCAGCGATATCCACGACGGCTACGAACAGACCGTGCCGCAGATGTTTGTGCCGGGGGTCTTTTCCTTTGCCACCGAGGGCAAACGCTATCGCTACGGTTCGGTGCGCATGCCTCTCGAACTCTGGGGGCCTTGGCACGAAGGGGACAACAAGGCGGAGGGGACGTTAGCGGACGTGCAGCGTTCCCTCCGCTCCATGTTGCATCCTCGCGTGGTGCTGGACATCCTGCAACATTTCACCCTGTTTGCCACCGGCAAGAAGCACCGGCGCATCAAAATCATCTGTCGTTACCAGCAGTACGAAGGCGCCAACCTGATGGTGGCCCGGGTTGTCAGGGGCTACCCCAAGAAGGGCCTGATCTGGCATTTCCAGGGCTCGGGCAAGTCGCTGCTGATGGTGTTTGCGGCGCAGAAGCTGCGGATGCACGCGGGCCTCGGCAACCCCACGGTGGTGGTCGTGGTGGACCGTATCGACCTGGACACCCAGATCACCGCCACCTTCAACGCCGCCGATATCCCGAACATGATCGGAGCTGCCACCCGGCAGGAGCTGCAGAGCCTGCTGGCGGCGGACATGCGCAAAATCCTCATCACCACCATCCACAAGTTCGGCGAGGCGGAGGGTCGCCTGAACGAGCGGCAGAACATCATCGTGATGGTGGACGAGGCGCACCGCACCCAGGAAGGCGACTTGGGACGCAAGATGCGCGACGCGCTGCCCAACGCCTTTCTCTTTGGCCTGACCGGCACGCCGATCAACAAGCGGGATCACAACACCTTCTGGGCCTTCGGAGCGAAGGAGGATGAACAGGGGTACATGAGCCGCTACTCCTTCCAGGATTCGATCCGAGACAAGGCCACGTTGCCGCTTCATTTCGAGGCGGTGGACGTGAAGCTGCACATCAACAAGGACGCCATCGACGAAGCCTACTCCCGGATGACCGAGAGCTTGAGCGAGCTGGATCGGGACGACCTGGCCAAACGAGCCGCCAAGATGGCGATGCTGATCAAAGCTCCGGAGCGGGTGAACGCCATCTGCCGGCACATCGTGGGGCATTTTCGGGAGAAGGTGGAGCCGAACGGCTTCAAGGCCCAGGTAGTGACTTTCGACCGGGAGTGCTGCGTGCTTTACAAGAAGGCCATGGACGAGTTGGTCGGCCCGGAGGCCAGCGCCATCGTCATGCACACCCAAGGAGGCAAATCCGACGAGTACGAGGAATGGAAGCTGGCCAAGGACGAAGAGGAAAAGCTCCTCGACCGTTTCCGCGATCCGAACGACCCGCTCCAGTTCCTGATCGTCACTTCCAAGCTCCTGACCGGCTTCGATGCGCCCATTCTGCAGGTGATGTACCTCGACAAGCCGATGAAGGATCACAACCTGCTGCAGGCCATCTGCCGCACCAACCGGGTCTATCCCGGCAAGACCCACGGTCTGATCGTGGATTACCTGGGTATCTTCGATGACGTAGCCGCAGCCCTGGATTTCGACGAGAAGTCGGTGCAGAAGGTCATCACCAATCTGGACGAGCTCAAGAAGGAACTGCCCGGCGTGGTGGCGAAGTGCCTGGCATTCTTCCCCGAGGTGGACCGCACCGTCGGCGGCTACGAGGGGCTGATCGCGGCCCAGGACTGCCTGCCGGATAACGAGACTCGAGATGCGTTCGCGGCGGCATACTCGGTGCTTACCCGTCTGTGGGAGGCCCTGTCTCCCGATCCCTGTCTCGGTCCCTATGAAAAGGACTACAAGTGGCTGACCCAGGTGTATGAATCGGTGAAGCCGCCGAGCGGCAACGGCAAGCTGCTCTGGCATGCCCTGGGGGCCAAAACCATCGAATTGGCGCATGAGAACGTGCATCTCGAGATGGTGCGCGACGATCTGGAGACCCTGGTAATGGACGCGGAGGTCCTTGAGGGGCTGTTGGATTCCGAGGATCCGGAAAGAAAATCCAGGGAAATCGAGGTCAATCTCGTCGCCCGCCTGTGCAGGCATCAAAGCAACCCGATCTTCGTCGCCCTGGGCGAACGCCTCGAAAAGCTCAAAGAGCGACATGAACAGGGCCTGCTCCACAGTCTCGATTTTCTGAAGGAGCTGTTGACCCTGGCCAGAGAGGTCGTCCAGGCCGAGAAGCAGGTGGACCCGGTGGACGAACAGGCCAAGGCCAAAGCGGCCCTGACCGAACTGTTCGCCGAGGTGAAGAGCGGTAAGACGCCGGTGGTGGTCGAGCGGGTTGTCAAGGACATCGACGAGATCGTGCGTTTGGTCCGGTTCCCCGGCTGGCAAAACACCAAGGCTGGAGAGCGCGAGGTTCAAAAGGCCCTGCGCAAAGTGATTTACGTGAAGTACCAGGTGAAGGACCAGGATCTGTTCGACAGGGCCTACGGGTATATTCGCCAGTATTACTGA
- the rsgA gene encoding ribosome small subunit-dependent GTPase A, with product MAYEHLRRYGLQPSFEEAAGQGGLCLARITEQHRDRYKVMSEDGELWGEVSGKLAYLAGDETAFPAVGDWVLMDLPEGSGSSGVIRRVLPRKSAFERRAAGTAHAVQVVAANVDVVFLCMALVGDFNLRRLERYLSVAWGSGAVPVIVLTKADLCDDLPAHLEEVTSVCAGARVLSCSSLEEEGFRHVLEGIPPGSTVAFLGSSGVGKSTLINRLLGEDVLATGEVREDDGRGRHTTTHRQLILLPGGVLVIDTPGMRELQLDSGDLSRSFDDIGELAARCRFPDCTHETEPGCAVREAVARGELSPRRLDSFRKLRREMDYAALDSRQREREKIRHMFGSMGEMKQLVREAKRKNRR from the coding sequence ATGGCATACGAACACCTGAGGCGCTACGGGCTTCAGCCGTCCTTCGAGGAGGCGGCGGGGCAGGGTGGCCTGTGCCTTGCCCGGATCACGGAACAGCATCGGGATCGCTACAAGGTCATGAGCGAGGACGGGGAGCTGTGGGGGGAGGTCTCGGGAAAGCTGGCGTACCTCGCCGGGGACGAGACAGCCTTTCCCGCAGTGGGGGACTGGGTCCTCATGGACCTCCCGGAGGGCTCCGGGAGCAGCGGGGTGATCCGCCGCGTGCTTCCCCGAAAGAGCGCTTTCGAGCGTCGTGCGGCGGGGACGGCCCACGCCGTGCAGGTGGTGGCGGCCAACGTGGACGTGGTGTTCCTCTGCATGGCCCTGGTGGGGGATTTCAACCTGCGTCGCCTGGAGCGCTACCTCTCCGTGGCCTGGGGGAGCGGGGCCGTGCCGGTCATCGTCCTGACCAAGGCGGATCTGTGCGATGACCTGCCCGCCCACCTCGAAGAGGTGACCTCGGTGTGTGCCGGTGCCCGGGTCCTGTCCTGTTCCTCCCTGGAAGAGGAGGGCTTCCGCCACGTCCTGGAGGGCATCCCTCCGGGTTCCACTGTGGCTTTCCTCGGGTCGTCGGGGGTGGGCAAGTCCACCCTGATCAACCGGCTGCTGGGGGAGGACGTGCTCGCCACGGGGGAGGTTCGGGAGGACGACGGCCGGGGGCGACACACCACCACCCACCGGCAGCTGATCCTTCTTCCCGGAGGGGTCCTGGTCATCGACACCCCGGGGATGCGGGAACTCCAGCTCGATTCGGGGGACCTATCCCGGTCCTTCGACGACATCGGAGAGCTTGCGGCCCGGTGCCGGTTCCCGGACTGCACCCACGAAACGGAGCCGGGCTGCGCCGTGCGGGAGGCCGTCGCCCGGGGGGAGCTTTCGCCCAGGCGCCTCGACAGCTTCCGGAAGCTCCGCAGGGAGATGGACTACGCGGCGCTGGACTCGCGGCAGCGGGAGCGGGAGAAGATCCGCCACATGTTCGGGAGTATGGGGGAGATGAAGCAGCTGGTCCGCGAGGCGAAGCGCAAGAACCGACGCTAG
- a CDS encoding IS3 family transposase (programmed frameshift), giving the protein MTVKRQRRSPEFKSKVALAALKGDKTLAQLSSEFGVCSVQISQWKAQLLQQLPNAFQHQERPVRAETLTAPLYQEIGRLKMELDWLKKKALELTLEAKRASVDPHHPRISIRRQCDLLGLNRSSYYVGDSWGMQTQENLEIMERLDRQYTAVPTYGSRRMTAWLRREGYDVNRKRIQRLMQLMGLEGLAPKPGKCKSHPEHEIYPYLLRSVSIDRPNQVWSTDITYLPMNSGFLYLVAVIDWHSRYVLSWGLSNTLDATFCIEALEEALSQGTPEIFNTDQGSQFTSKAFLGPLKDREIRISMDGRGRALDNIFVERFWRTLKYEWLYLNDYQEVRELKLGLREYMKFYNEQRLHSSLRYRTPQEVHFTTPGSMAV; this is encoded by the exons ATGACGGTCAAACGGCAACGACGATCACCGGAGTTCAAGAGCAAGGTGGCCCTGGCGGCGCTCAAAGGGGACAAGACCCTGGCCCAGCTATCCAGCGAGTTCGGCGTCTGTTCCGTCCAGATCAGCCAATGGAAGGCCCAGCTCCTGCAGCAGCTCCCGAACGCCTTCCAGCACCAGGAGCGACCGGTGAGGGCGGAGACCCTGACAGCCCCGTTGTACCAGGAGATCGGTCGGCTCAAGATGGAGCTTGACTGGCTCAAAAAAAAAGC GCTGGAGTTGACGCTTGAGGCCAAACGAGCCTCCGTGGATCCCCATCACCCCCGGATCAGCATCCGTCGCCAGTGCGACCTCCTGGGCCTGAATCGTTCCAGCTACTACGTCGGAGATTCCTGGGGCATGCAGACGCAGGAGAACCTTGAAATCATGGAGCGCCTCGACCGTCAGTACACCGCCGTGCCCACCTACGGGAGCCGTCGGATGACCGCCTGGTTACGTCGGGAGGGCTACGACGTGAATCGAAAACGCATCCAGCGTCTGATGCAGCTCATGGGTCTCGAAGGCTTGGCCCCCAAGCCGGGCAAGTGCAAGTCTCACCCGGAGCACGAGATCTACCCCTACCTGCTTCGCAGTGTCTCCATTGACAGGCCGAACCAGGTATGGAGCACGGACATCACCTACCTTCCCATGAACAGCGGCTTCCTGTACCTTGTGGCGGTGATCGACTGGCACAGCCGGTACGTCCTGTCCTGGGGACTGTCCAACACCCTGGACGCGACCTTCTGCATCGAAGCTCTGGAAGAGGCCCTGTCCCAGGGGACACCGGAGATATTCAATACCGACCAGGGCAGCCAGTTCACCAGCAAGGCCTTCCTGGGGCCACTGAAGGACCGGGAGATCCGCATCAGCATGGATGGCCGAGGGCGAGCGTTGGACAACATCTTCGTGGAACGTTTCTGGAGGACCTTGAAGTACGAATGGCTCTACCTGAACGACTACCAGGAGGTTCGAGAGCTCAAGTTGGGACTTAGAGAGTATATGAAGTTCTACAACGAGCAACGGCTTCATTCATCGCTGCGCTACCGGACTCCACAGGAAGTGCACTTCACCACCCCGGGTTCCATGGCGGTCTGA
- a CDS encoding ATP-binding protein: MPVRCPSGIPMHGTLSVHLPPEPAFLPLLLATLRELSSRLGFSQEDGCKLELALEEAFSALAVPLGESTGDEAVEVRFRRVPLGLRISLAGHRRPLSRQDLTAYTPDKASERDGEAGLGLYMLLHLMDQVTLTEGTANRQELHFFKL; this comes from the coding sequence ATGCCCGTCCGCTGCCCTTCCGGGATCCCCATGCACGGGACGCTGAGCGTCCACCTGCCCCCCGAACCGGCCTTCCTGCCCCTCCTGCTGGCGACGCTTCGGGAGCTGTCCTCCCGGCTGGGCTTTTCCCAGGAGGACGGGTGCAAGCTGGAGCTGGCCCTGGAGGAGGCCTTCTCCGCCCTGGCGGTCCCCCTCGGCGAATCGACGGGGGACGAGGCGGTGGAGGTCCGGTTTCGGCGAGTACCCCTGGGGCTGCGCATCTCCCTGGCGGGACACCGACGCCCCCTTTCCCGACAGGACCTGACCGCCTACACCCCCGACAAGGCCTCGGAGCGGGACGGAGAGGCGGGTCTGGGGCTCTACATGCTCCTCCACCTGATGGACCAGGTGACCCTGACGGAGGGGACCGCAAACCGTCAGGAGCTTCACTTCTTCAAACTATAG
- a CDS encoding lipid-binding SYLF domain-containing protein, which yields MRTAWRNAVLFALVLCGVWTGTAFAFSAARVEQDAREALRGLYETTPEAGDLAKEAKGILVFPQVVKAGFVVGAQHGIGVLFQQDAVTGYYETDAASYGIQAGVQKFGYALFLLSDSAMENLRTSDGWEVGSCPSLVIVDKGWARSHTTTTARKDVYAFFFGQHGLMLGMGFQGSKVTRVTPDS from the coding sequence ATGAGAACCGCTTGGAGAAACGCGGTGTTGTTTGCCCTGGTCCTGTGCGGGGTCTGGACGGGGACGGCCTTCGCCTTTTCGGCGGCCCGGGTGGAACAGGATGCCCGGGAGGCCCTGCGGGGGCTCTACGAGACCACCCCGGAGGCGGGGGATCTGGCGAAAGAGGCCAAGGGAATCCTGGTGTTTCCCCAGGTGGTGAAGGCGGGGTTCGTGGTGGGGGCGCAGCACGGCATCGGGGTGCTGTTCCAGCAGGACGCGGTGACGGGATATTACGAGACCGACGCGGCCTCCTACGGCATCCAGGCGGGGGTGCAGAAGTTCGGCTACGCCCTCTTCCTCCTGTCCGACTCGGCCATGGAGAACCTGCGCACCAGCGACGGGTGGGAGGTGGGGTCCTGCCCGAGCCTGGTGATCGTGGACAAGGGTTGGGCCCGGTCCCACACCACCACCACCGCCCGCAAGGACGTGTACGCCTTCTTCTTCGGCCAGCACGGGCTGATGCTGGGCATGGGCTTCCAGGGGTCCAAGGTCACCCGGGTGACCCCGGACAGCTGA
- a CDS encoding class I SAM-dependent methyltransferase, which yields MAENYYAEKLNAAKLFQVYETAIPRVRQYFEEEIRFVRQDLTGTERVLEVGAGYGRILRELAPHAASLVGIDISEDSVVLGREYLADCPRCRMETMDVYRLPYEEAFDVVLCLQNGLSAMRGQASDLVARCLRALVPGGRAYFSSYSSRFWETRLTWFREQAQKGLLGEIDEEKTRDGVIVCVDGFRATTYSPEDLDRLGRETGCPYRVQEVDESSVWLVLDKPVGHRPA from the coding sequence ATGGCGGAAAACTACTATGCGGAAAAGCTCAACGCGGCGAAGCTGTTCCAGGTGTACGAGACGGCGATCCCTCGGGTCCGGCAGTACTTCGAGGAGGAGATCCGCTTCGTGCGCCAGGACCTGACCGGAACGGAGCGGGTCCTGGAGGTGGGGGCCGGGTACGGACGCATCCTTCGGGAGTTGGCTCCCCACGCGGCATCCCTGGTGGGGATCGACATTTCCGAGGACTCCGTCGTCCTGGGACGGGAGTACCTGGCGGACTGTCCCCGCTGCCGCATGGAGACGATGGACGTTTACCGGCTCCCCTACGAAGAGGCTTTCGACGTGGTCCTCTGTCTGCAGAACGGCCTCTCCGCCATGCGGGGGCAGGCCTCGGACCTGGTGGCCCGGTGCCTGCGCGCCCTGGTCCCGGGGGGGAGGGCCTACTTCAGCAGCTACAGCTCCCGGTTCTGGGAGACCCGCCTGACCTGGTTCCGGGAGCAGGCACAGAAGGGGCTCCTGGGGGAGATCGACGAGGAGAAGACCCGGGATGGGGTCATCGTCTGCGTGGATGGTTTTCGGGCCACCACCTACTCCCCCGAGGACCTGGACCGGCTGGGAAGGGAGACGGGGTGTCCCTACCGAGTGCAGGAGGTGGACGAGTCCAGCGTGTGGCTGGTTCTGGACAAGCCGGTGGGGCATCGCCCCGCCTGA
- a CDS encoding PAS domain S-box protein, whose protein sequence is MKGLEEERPSYGELEQRCRRAESLLEVLLLGSVVPGDDGVETPLSAAWWDASGVSAARSLQGALLDAIPAPVFYKDLSGRYLGVNRAFAEFQGCPAGAFVGKTVYDVAPPELAEQYHAKDLELFRDGEMQVYASQMRNAQGELRDVVFHKAPLRGADGAVRGLIGVIQDVTERNRAEEALARSQGFLRTLVDTIPDLIWLKDPQGVFLSCNPPFERFLGAQEEEILGRRDEDFLDRDQAAFFREHDRLAAEAGGPRVNEEWLVFRDGSYQGLFETIKTPMWDLEGNLVGVLGISRDITAHKRTEEALRAGEELWRSYVENAPYGIFVTDGKRRILQANAEACRMSGYSEEELLARSLPDLLVPDSLPEALSAFQEVLETGRSYRELGFATRAGEPRRWSLAEVRLSPTRFLGYARDITARLRAQREREQLREQLLHSQKMESVGRLAGGVAHDFNNMLGVILGQAEIALARTEPSNPLHGALKEIRKAAARSADLTRQLLAFARKQASAPQVLDLNETVEGLLGILHRLLGEDIRLDWIPGEGGTVRMDPAQVDQILANLCVNARDAIDGVGRIVIATARTTLREAPKEPVYGVAVPGEYAVLSVGDDGFGMDEETRSHLFEPFFTTKVPGQGTGLGLATVYGLVTQNRGFLQVDSAPGKGSTFRVYLPWFDEAPSVAPDGEGGEVSARSQGETLLLVEDEPAILRVVKILLEGLGYRVLAAGTPREALELARRHRDDIRLLVTDVVMPEMNGRELAEAVQSVSSRIRCLFMSGYAANVLAERGIPAGARLLQKPFSSSELAAKVREVLDLP, encoded by the coding sequence GTGAAGGGGTTGGAGGAGGAGCGTCCTTCCTACGGGGAGCTGGAGCAGCGTTGTCGTCGGGCGGAATCCCTCCTGGAGGTCCTTCTCTTGGGATCCGTCGTCCCTGGGGACGACGGAGTGGAGACGCCGTTGAGTGCCGCTTGGTGGGACGCCTCCGGGGTCTCCGCCGCGAGGTCCCTCCAGGGGGCGCTGTTGGATGCGATCCCCGCCCCCGTGTTCTATAAGGACCTTTCGGGACGCTACCTGGGGGTCAATCGGGCCTTCGCGGAGTTCCAAGGTTGCCCGGCGGGGGCGTTTGTGGGCAAGACGGTCTACGACGTCGCCCCGCCGGAACTGGCGGAGCAGTACCACGCCAAGGACCTGGAACTCTTCCGGGACGGGGAGATGCAGGTCTACGCCTCCCAGATGCGGAACGCCCAGGGAGAGCTGCGGGACGTGGTGTTCCACAAAGCCCCTCTCCGGGGGGCCGACGGGGCCGTCCGGGGGCTCATCGGGGTGATCCAGGACGTGACGGAGCGCAACCGGGCAGAGGAGGCCCTGGCCCGTTCCCAAGGGTTCCTGCGGACCCTGGTGGACACCATCCCGGACCTGATCTGGCTCAAGGATCCCCAGGGGGTCTTCCTGAGCTGCAACCCCCCCTTCGAGCGCTTCTTAGGCGCCCAGGAGGAGGAGATCCTCGGGCGAAGGGACGAGGATTTTCTGGACCGGGACCAGGCAGCGTTCTTCCGGGAACACGACCGGTTGGCGGCGGAGGCCGGGGGGCCCCGGGTCAACGAGGAGTGGTTGGTCTTCCGGGACGGGAGCTACCAAGGGCTTTTCGAGACCATCAAGACCCCCATGTGGGACCTGGAGGGGAATCTGGTGGGGGTTCTGGGGATCTCTCGGGACATCACGGCGCACAAGCGGACGGAGGAAGCCCTTCGGGCGGGGGAGGAACTGTGGCGAAGCTACGTGGAGAACGCCCCCTACGGGATCTTCGTCACCGACGGAAAGAGGCGTATCCTCCAGGCCAACGCCGAGGCCTGCAGGATGTCGGGATACTCGGAGGAGGAACTGCTTGCCCGGAGCCTCCCGGATCTCCTCGTCCCGGATAGCCTTCCCGAGGCTCTTTCCGCCTTCCAGGAGGTTCTTGAGACCGGTCGCTCCTACCGCGAGCTGGGTTTCGCGACGAGGGCGGGGGAGCCGCGCCGGTGGTCTCTGGCGGAGGTAAGGCTTTCGCCTACCCGGTTTCTGGGGTATGCCCGGGACATCACCGCACGGCTTCGGGCGCAGAGAGAGCGGGAGCAGCTTCGGGAGCAGCTGCTCCATTCGCAGAAGATGGAATCCGTGGGGCGTCTGGCCGGGGGGGTGGCCCACGATTTCAACAACATGCTGGGGGTCATCCTGGGGCAGGCGGAGATCGCCCTGGCCCGGACGGAGCCGAGCAACCCCCTGCACGGAGCCCTGAAGGAGATCCGGAAGGCCGCCGCTCGGTCCGCGGACCTCACCCGTCAGCTTCTCGCCTTCGCCCGCAAGCAGGCCTCGGCCCCCCAGGTGCTGGACCTGAACGAAACGGTGGAGGGCCTTCTGGGGATCCTGCATCGCCTTCTGGGCGAAGACATCCGTCTGGACTGGATCCCCGGGGAGGGAGGGACCGTCCGGATGGATCCCGCCCAGGTGGACCAGATTCTGGCGAACCTCTGCGTGAACGCCCGGGACGCCATCGACGGGGTGGGGCGCATCGTCATCGCCACGGCACGGACCACCCTTCGGGAGGCGCCGAAGGAGCCTGTCTACGGCGTCGCCGTCCCGGGGGAGTACGCGGTCCTCTCTGTGGGGGACGACGGGTTCGGCATGGACGAAGAAACCCGATCCCACCTCTTCGAGCCCTTCTTCACCACCAAGGTTCCGGGACAGGGGACGGGGTTGGGGCTGGCCACGGTCTACGGCCTGGTCACCCAGAACCGGGGGTTCCTCCAGGTGGACAGCGCACCAGGAAAGGGATCCACGTTCCGGGTCTATCTCCCCTGGTTCGACGAGGCTCCGTCGGTTGCCCCGGACGGGGAAGGGGGGGAGGTGTCCGCTCGCTCCCAGGGGGAAACCCTCCTCCTGGTGGAGGACGAACCGGCGATCCTCCGGGTGGTGAAGATCCTGCTGGAGGGGTTGGGCTACCGGGTCCTGGCGGCGGGAACGCCCCGGGAGGCCCTGGAGCTGGCGCGACGCCACCGGGACGATATCCGGCTCCTGGTGACCGACGTGGTGATGCCGGAGATGAACGGTCGGGAGCTGGCGGAGGCCGTCCAGAGTGTTTCTTCCAGGATTCGCTGTCTCTTCATGTCCGGGTACGCCGCCAACGTGCTGGCCGAACGGGGGATCCCGGCGGGAGCCCGGCTTCTCCAGAAGCCCTTTTCCTCCTCCGAACTGGCCGCCAAGGTCCGGGAGGTTCTGGATCTCCCGTAG